The Chitinophaga parva genomic sequence CCGCCATACTGCACGATCCCGCCAAAAAACTTTCCATCGAGTTCTATCCCGATGCCAGCTATCCTGTACTGCAGGTGTACACACCGCCCCACCGCCGCAGCATTGCGGTAGAAAACCTGAGCGGTGCCCCGGATGCATTCAATAATAAGATAGGCCTGGTACAACTGGCCCCGGGTGAGAGTAAAACGTTCAGTACTACATATAAGATCAGGTTGTAGGAAAATCGTACAGCGTACAGCGTACAACGTACAGCGTACAACGTACGGTGCTTCAGATCATAAACAACATTGTAAAGGCGCAAAGCTGGTCCTGCCGGCTTTGCGCCTTTTTATTGCGGTGGGGCGTGGCAGCAACAATATATAGCAGAGCACACTCACCCCGGTGCCTGGTACGTTGTACGCTGTACGCTGTACGCTGTACGCTTCCATTGGCACGCTCTTTGGATTACGCCAAACGCAAGGCCATTGCATGTTTCTCATTGTTCACCATATCTTAAAACATACACTGAAATATGGACACGCTACAATTGAAAGGCGCCTGGAATGAAACGAAAGGCCGCCTCAAAAAATCATTCGCAGCACTTACCGATGATGACCTGCTGTACAGTGAAGGCAAAGAAGATGTATTGATTGGAAAGCTCCAGCAAAAACTGGGTAAGACCCGCGAGGAAGTCATTGCTATTCTTAACACGCACGATAAAAACTTATAGCCATGGGCAGCATTCTTTATATTATCGCCGTTATCCTGATCATCGGCTGGTTGCT encodes the following:
- a CDS encoding CsbD family protein, producing MDTLQLKGAWNETKGRLKKSFAALTDDDLLYSEGKEDVLIGKLQQKLGKTREEVIAILNTHDKNL